The DNA window AACGTGTTTCCGTGCTCCTCCCCCGATCGGATCCCCCGCAGGCTCGGCAGCCGGGACAGGAGGAGGAACCCCGCGAACGCGGACAGGGCGCCGAACAGGATAGTGAGGGCGAACGCGATGATGATGAATGGCGGGATGGAGACGATCGGCTTTCCTCCCACGATGAGCGGCCAACTGAGGGAGGTAAGGATGGTGAAGGCGAACCCAGCGGCCGTGCCGGACGCCGCCCCCACGAGCGCGAAGAAGCGGACCTTCGACCGCACGCCGGGGAGGATCTCCTCCACCTCGGGGACGCCGAACGGCGTGATCACCCGAATCCTCTCCCCCGGAACGCCTTCCTGAACCAGCCCCCGCAGATGC is part of the Candidatus Deferrimicrobium sp. genome and encodes:
- a CDS encoding quinol:electron acceptor oxidoreductase subunit ActD, with product HLRGLVQEGVPGERIRVITPFGVPEVEEILPGVRSKVRFFALVGAASGTAAGFAFTILTSLSWPLIVGGKPIVSIPPFIIIAFALTILFGALSAFAGFLLLSRLPSLRGIRSGEEHGNTFVILVEDGERK